A single region of the Ascaphus truei isolate aAscTru1 chromosome 6, aAscTru1.hap1, whole genome shotgun sequence genome encodes:
- the LOC142497405 gene encoding olfactory receptor 4Q3-like, giving the protein MERNRNIAGKMKAANQSTVVEFTLLGLSNFPKLRIALFIFLLAVYILILTGNLLIMITVHVEPRLKSAMYYFLGRLSFVDLCYASVTIPKILIDFLSKSDTISSGACVTQLFFLHFFAGTESILLAVMAYDRYVAICNPLRYSSIMNRNVCYWLEAVCWAASFLHSIIQTVLTCQLTFCGPNNIDHFFCDIHPLSVLACSDIFIIEIVFVANSGMISLICFIVLLTSYMRIITTILKTHSGEGMGKTFSTCGSHLIVVTLFFGPCVFIYLRPTVAYAADKMVSVFYTIFTPLLNPIIYTLRNKEVKIAIKALLVKKIFPVK; this is encoded by the exons ATG GAAAGAAACAGGAATATAGCAGGGAAGATGAAGGCAGCAAATCAAAGCACTGTCGTGGAATTCACTCTCCTAGGGCTATCCAATTTCCCCAAACTGAGGATTGcgttgttcatttttctgcttgCTGTGTATATTCTGATATTGACTGGAAACCTTCTCATCATGATAACAGTCCACGTAGAACCACGTCTTAAATCTGCCATGTATTATTTCCTCGGCAGGCTGTCTTTTGTAGACCTGTGCTATGCATCAGTGACTATCCCCAAAATTCTAATAGACTTCCTTTCAAAAAGTGACACTATTTCTTCTGGTGCTTGCGTTACACAGCTGTTCTTTCTACATTTCTTTGCAGGCACAGAAAGCATTCTTCTTGCAGTTATGGCCTATGACCGGTATGTGGCAATATGTAACCCATTGCGCTACTCTAGTATCATGAACCGAAACGTTTGTTATTGGCTTGAAGCAGTTTGCTGGGCAGCAAGTTTTTTGCATTCTATCATCCAAACCGTTTTGACATGCCAACTAACCTTTTGTGGCCCCAATAATATAGATCATTTTTTCTGCGATATACACCCTTTGTCAGTATTAGCCTGCTCTGACATCTTCATTATTGAAATAGTGTTTGTTGCAAACAGTGGGATGATCTCTTTAATTTGCTTCATTGTGTTACTTACGTCTTATATGAGAATCATTACCACTATACTAAAGACTCACtctggggaagggatggggaaaacCTTTTCAACGTGTGGCTCCCACCTTATTGTGGTGACCTTATTCTTTGGCCCATGTGTTTTTATCTATTTAAGACCCACTGTAGCATATGCAGCAGATAAAATGGTTTCTGTATTTTATACCATTTTTACCCCTTTGTTAAATCCAATTATTTATACTTTGAGAAATAAGGAGGTAAAAATAGCTATTAAAGCATTGCTGGTGAAAAAAATATTTccagtgaaataa